In the Ilumatobacteraceae bacterium genome, one interval contains:
- the rpmH gene encoding 50S ribosomal protein L34: MKRTFQPNTHRRAKKHGFRARMSTRAGRAVLKNRRAKGRARLSA, translated from the coding sequence GTGAAGCGTACATTTCAACCCAACACCCACCGACGTGCCAAGAAGCACGGGTTCCGCGCTCGGATGAGCACTCGCGCCGGCCGCGCCGTGCTCAAGAACCGCCGCGCCAAGGGCCGCGCCCGACTCTCGGCTTGA
- a CDS encoding YidC/Oxa1 family membrane protein insertase: MMIAGIFEWPAAVLAWLYDLTGNYALAIGLIAVIVMALVTPLILKSTKGMLEMQRLAPEMRRLQQEHKGDRQKLNEEMMKLYQEHKVNPMASCLPLVAQMPVFIIMFRILHGMTYEPAGGNELVARAVMNAGGAPADQAIGFMPRYLSTGSELYQSLVRSTEMSAFGLDLSVSPSDMLGQDFARGLVYAGLVAVLGGLYFFQQRMVAARAAVSPTMSETQQKLMQYLPVVFAVFQIFFLLGLVVYYIVQSVLRILQQFYITKRFYAGDESLGRQAQAASERARELAKTDGGGGPLAQARRDLADAKKGAKSDSKNGDSKNSDSKNSGGKNGGGKQQPAAKKKGKGAETPEPAVRPSKRTTPPKNRPTPSAKSGGRPAGRPGGRPASSNRRKRK; this comes from the coding sequence ATGATGATCGCTGGCATCTTCGAGTGGCCTGCCGCCGTACTGGCCTGGCTCTACGACCTGACGGGCAACTACGCGCTCGCGATCGGGTTGATCGCCGTGATCGTGATGGCGCTCGTCACCCCGCTGATCCTGAAGAGCACCAAGGGGATGCTCGAGATGCAGCGGTTGGCTCCCGAGATGCGCCGGCTCCAGCAGGAGCACAAGGGTGACCGTCAGAAGCTCAACGAAGAGATGATGAAGCTCTACCAGGAGCACAAGGTCAACCCGATGGCGTCGTGCCTGCCACTGGTCGCGCAGATGCCGGTCTTCATCATCATGTTCCGCATCCTGCACGGCATGACCTACGAGCCGGCCGGTGGCAACGAGCTCGTCGCTCGGGCCGTGATGAACGCCGGCGGTGCACCGGCCGATCAGGCGATCGGGTTCATGCCGCGCTACCTGTCCACCGGTTCGGAGCTCTACCAGTCGCTGGTGCGTTCCACCGAGATGTCGGCGTTCGGACTCGATCTCTCGGTCTCGCCGTCGGACATGCTGGGTCAGGACTTCGCTCGCGGCCTGGTCTACGCCGGGCTCGTCGCCGTGCTCGGTGGTCTGTACTTCTTCCAGCAGCGCATGGTCGCTGCTCGGGCCGCCGTGAGCCCGACCATGTCGGAGACCCAGCAGAAGCTGATGCAGTACCTGCCGGTCGTGTTCGCCGTGTTCCAGATCTTCTTCCTGCTCGGCCTGGTCGTCTACTACATCGTCCAGTCGGTGCTCCGGATCCTGCAGCAGTTCTACATCACCAAGCGGTTCTACGCCGGCGACGAGTCGTTGGGTCGTCAGGCCCAGGCTGCGAGCGAACGAGCGCGTGAACTCGCCAAGACCGACGGGGGCGGCGGCCCGCTCGCCCAGGCCCGTCGTGATCTCGCCGATGCCAAGAAGGGCGCCAAGAGCGACAGCAAGAACGGCGACAGCAAGAACAGCGACAGCAAGAACAGCGGGGGGAAGAACGGCGGGGGGAAGCAGCAGCCCGCCGCCAAGAAGAAGGGCAAGGGCGCCGAGACGCCCGAGCCCGCCGTGCGTCCGTCCAAGCGGACGACGCCACCGAAGAATCGACCGACACCATCCGCCAAGTCGGGTGGCCGTCCGGCCGGACGTCCAGGAGGACGCCCGGCATCGAGCAACCGCCGCAAGCGTAAGTAG
- the jag gene encoding RNA-binding cell elongation regulator Jag/EloR, which yields METTAKTVAEAQDVALDQLGVAADEAEFEVLEEPKSGLFGRVRGEARVRARVKPTAVRPKQERRQRGKGPKRDGAKKSGGRSKSNDDRSESKASDGADDAPATESSKPARPKQQRQNKESKRMEHEHPQSDVTPQEVGDAAAAFMSQLATAFGAENAETELTVDGTDLDVRVTGSELGLMVGPGGRTLTAIQDLVRVSAQRRLGDHETRLRIDVGGYREKRRAALEQFAGKVAAQVIETNTAKALEPMSSSDRKAVHDAVIEIDGVTSHSEGDDPNRRVVITPN from the coding sequence GTGGAAACCACCGCCAAGACGGTCGCCGAGGCGCAGGATGTGGCGCTCGACCAACTCGGCGTCGCCGCCGACGAGGCCGAGTTCGAGGTCCTCGAAGAACCGAAGTCCGGTCTGTTCGGACGAGTGCGTGGCGAGGCCCGCGTTCGCGCCCGGGTGAAGCCGACGGCCGTCCGACCCAAGCAGGAGCGCCGCCAGCGCGGCAAGGGTCCGAAGCGTGACGGCGCGAAGAAGTCGGGTGGCAGGTCGAAGAGCAACGATGACCGGTCCGAATCCAAGGCATCCGACGGGGCCGACGACGCCCCCGCGACCGAGTCCAGCAAGCCTGCTCGACCGAAGCAACAGCGTCAGAACAAGGAGAGCAAGCGTATGGAGCACGAGCACCCCCAGTCCGACGTGACCCCGCAGGAGGTGGGCGACGCCGCGGCGGCCTTCATGTCCCAGCTGGCCACGGCGTTCGGCGCCGAGAACGCCGAGACCGAACTCACGGTCGACGGCACCGACCTCGACGTCCGGGTCACCGGGAGCGAGCTCGGTCTGATGGTCGGCCCGGGCGGCCGCACCCTCACCGCGATCCAGGACCTGGTCCGGGTGTCGGCGCAGCGTCGCCTCGGCGACCACGAGACCCGCCTGCGGATCGACGTCGGTGGCTACCGCGAGAAGCGCCGCGCCGCACTCGAGCAGTTCGCCGGCAAGGTGGCCGCTCAGGTCATCGAGACCAACACCGCCAAGGCACTCGAGCCGATGTCGTCGAGCGACCGCAAGGCCGTGCACGATGCGGTCATCGAGATCGACGGCGTCACCAGCCATTCCGAAGGCGATGACCCGAACCGCCGGGTGGTCATCACGCCGAACTGA
- a CDS encoding RsmG family class I SAM-dependent methyltransferase, whose product MNTELLETLRDAQRFGFFGGRPVEQAAEHALGFVDALGPLDAGCRLVDLGSGGGLPGLVLADAYPEIRITLVDRREKRTDFLRRAVLRLDFTHVDVVAADVDVLIGEVDDGIRHRFDVVTARGFGPPSTTLTVACDLLAPAGRVVISEPPAGDRWDAELLTSLGVTRLPVGHVSVFQR is encoded by the coding sequence ATGAACACCGAGTTGCTCGAAACGCTGCGCGACGCGCAGCGTTTCGGCTTTTTCGGCGGCCGTCCGGTCGAGCAGGCGGCAGAACACGCGCTCGGCTTCGTCGATGCGCTGGGCCCGCTCGACGCCGGTTGCCGGCTGGTCGACCTCGGGAGCGGTGGCGGGCTCCCCGGTTTGGTGCTCGCCGACGCCTATCCCGAAATCCGCATCACGCTGGTCGATCGTCGCGAGAAGCGCACCGACTTCCTGCGACGCGCCGTCCTGCGTCTCGACTTCACCCACGTCGATGTCGTCGCCGCCGACGTCGACGTGTTGATCGGAGAGGTCGATGACGGGATCCGGCATCGCTTCGACGTCGTGACGGCTCGGGGATTCGGCCCCCCGTCGACGACGCTGACGGTCGCCTGTGACCTGCTCGCCCCCGCTGGTCGAGTGGTGATCAGCGAGCCGCCCGCCGGCGACCGGTGGGACGCAGAGCTCCTGACATCGCTCGGTGTGACTCGCCTGCCGGTGGGGCACGTGAGCGTCTTCCAGCGCTGA
- a CDS encoding AAA family ATPase gives MDAEAPRPTGRPLPRVIAIANQKGGVGKTTTTINVGACLAEMGLRTLVVDLDPQGNASTGLGIENRGLETSMYHVLMHDVPLENCIEPTDVRNLFVAPASLDLAGAEIELVPAFSRETRLKNAIAAVIDDYDYVLIDCPPTLGLLTVNGLAAATEVMVPIQTEYYALEGLGQLLRNVDLVKRNLNPTLEVSTIVCVMYDARTKLSDQVVQEVREHFGDKVVRSVVPRSVRLSEAPSFGQPIITFDPRSRGAVAYRDVAKEVHDGAA, from the coding sequence ATGGACGCCGAAGCACCACGCCCGACCGGGCGGCCACTCCCCCGCGTCATCGCGATCGCCAACCAGAAGGGTGGCGTCGGGAAGACGACCACCACCATCAACGTCGGGGCCTGCCTGGCCGAGATGGGACTGCGGACCCTCGTGGTCGACCTCGATCCGCAGGGGAACGCCTCCACGGGGCTGGGGATCGAGAACCGAGGTCTCGAGACGTCGATGTACCACGTGCTGATGCACGACGTCCCGCTGGAGAACTGCATCGAGCCGACGGACGTTCGGAACCTCTTCGTCGCGCCGGCGAGCCTCGATCTGGCAGGTGCGGAGATCGAACTCGTTCCGGCCTTCAGCCGCGAGACTCGCCTCAAGAACGCCATCGCCGCCGTGATCGACGACTACGACTATGTCCTCATCGACTGTCCGCCCACACTCGGCCTTCTGACGGTCAACGGCCTGGCCGCAGCGACCGAGGTGATGGTGCCGATCCAGACCGAGTACTACGCGCTCGAAGGCCTGGGCCAGCTGCTGCGCAACGTCGACCTCGTCAAACGGAACCTGAACCCGACGCTCGAGGTGTCGACCATCGTCTGCGTGATGTACGACGCACGAACGAAGCTGTCCGACCAGGTCGTGCAAGAGGTCCGTGAGCATTTCGGCGACAAGGTGGTCCGCAGTGTGGTCCCGAGGTCGGTCCGATTGTCGGAAGCCCCCTCGTTCGGACAACCGATCATCACGTTCGATCCACGTTCGCGGGGCGCCGTCGCCTATCGCGATGTGGCCAAGGAGGTACACGATGGCGCGGCGTAG
- a CDS encoding ParB/RepB/Spo0J family partition protein, giving the protein MARRSGLGKGLSSLIPPGEAEPGESDAGAFLRDIPVGDVTPNPHQPRVHFDEESLAELTASVQQLGVLQPILVRPTDHGFELIAGERRWRAAGRAGLAMIPAVIRVTDDLASVEQALVENLHRQDLTALEEAAAYQQLIDDFDLTHEQLADRVGKSRSSITNTLRLLGLPPGIQHLLADGKLSAGHARALLATPDRSLQESLARQAADEGWSVRAVEEAVKAGGAVPTIDEEAVTEAPVPAPEHDGAGVAPSTRLRPPGLLELEELLADHLETRVSVQMGAKRGRISIEFADLEDLERIYRRMAD; this is encoded by the coding sequence ATGGCGCGGCGTAGCGGTTTGGGCAAGGGGCTGAGTTCGCTGATCCCGCCAGGCGAGGCAGAACCAGGGGAGTCCGACGCCGGAGCGTTCCTCCGCGACATCCCGGTCGGTGATGTGACCCCGAATCCCCACCAGCCGCGCGTGCACTTCGATGAGGAATCACTCGCGGAACTGACGGCCTCGGTGCAGCAGCTCGGTGTCCTGCAACCGATCCTGGTGCGACCGACCGACCACGGCTTCGAACTGATCGCGGGGGAGCGACGGTGGCGGGCTGCCGGCCGTGCCGGTCTCGCGATGATCCCGGCTGTAATCCGGGTGACCGATGACCTTGCGTCGGTCGAGCAAGCGTTGGTGGAGAACCTGCACCGCCAGGACCTGACGGCGCTGGAGGAGGCAGCGGCCTACCAACAGCTGATCGACGATTTCGACCTCACGCACGAGCAACTCGCTGATCGGGTCGGGAAGAGTCGCTCGTCGATCACCAACACTCTGCGTTTGCTGGGACTGCCGCCGGGCATCCAGCATCTGCTCGCCGACGGCAAACTCAGTGCCGGTCACGCCCGTGCGCTCCTGGCGACGCCCGACCGCAGTCTGCAGGAATCGCTTGCCCGGCAGGCCGCCGACGAAGGATGGAGCGTTCGCGCCGTCGAAGAGGCCGTCAAGGCCGGTGGCGCGGTACCGACGATCGACGAGGAAGCCGTCACCGAGGCTCCGGTGCCGGCGCCGGAACACGACGGCGCCGGCGTGGCACCCTCGACCCGCTTGCGGCCGCCGGGTCTGCTCGAACTCGAAGAGCTCCTGGCCGATCACCTCGAGACCCGGGTCTCGGTACAGATGGGTGCCAAGCGGGGGCGGATCTCGATCGAGTTCGCCGACCTCGAGGACTTGGAGCGGATCTACCGCCGTATGGCGGACTGA
- a CDS encoding peptidoglycan-binding protein — translation MLVAPNLRGDDVAELQSSLARIGFDSGRVDGIFGPATAGALEDFQHNSGLNVDGVCGPATVRALEVLARQTGRGPGITALRELEALTATARSLSDLRVVVGQFGGLSALSRQLVQALRQRSATVVASDEPDAGVQAATANRFAATVYIGFEAQAGPASTIHYYAVPQFESAGGRALALRISQCCASREMDLDPQVEGMRLQVLRETRMPAVLFTLGAIQQALDHAPQIVHAVVEALEDWGRIPVLSPG, via the coding sequence ATGCTGGTCGCGCCGAACCTGCGCGGTGACGACGTCGCCGAACTCCAGTCGTCGTTGGCACGGATCGGTTTCGATTCCGGCCGTGTCGACGGCATCTTCGGCCCGGCGACGGCCGGCGCACTCGAGGACTTCCAGCACAACAGCGGGCTCAACGTCGACGGGGTCTGTGGACCGGCAACGGTGCGTGCCCTCGAGGTGTTGGCCCGGCAGACCGGCAGGGGCCCGGGCATCACCGCGCTCCGCGAACTCGAGGCGCTGACGGCGACCGCTCGCTCGCTGAGCGATCTCCGGGTCGTCGTGGGCCAGTTCGGCGGCCTGAGTGCACTGTCACGCCAGCTCGTCCAGGCCCTGCGGCAGCGGAGCGCGACCGTGGTCGCCTCCGACGAGCCCGATGCCGGGGTCCAGGCGGCGACCGCGAACCGGTTCGCGGCCACGGTGTACATCGGGTTCGAGGCGCAGGCGGGTCCGGCATCGACGATCCACTACTACGCGGTGCCACAGTTCGAATCGGCGGGCGGGCGTGCCCTTGCGCTCCGGATCTCGCAGTGCTGCGCGTCGCGTGAGATGGACCTTGATCCACAGGTCGAGGGCATGCGACTGCAGGTGCTCCGCGAAACCCGCATGCCGGCGGTGTTGTTCACGCTCGGCGCGATCCAACAGGCGCTCGACCACGCTCCGCAGATCGTTCACGCAGTGGTCGAGGCCCTCGAGGACTGGGGAAGAATACCGGTGTTATCCCCAGGTTGA
- the trxA gene encoding thioredoxin — translation MANGITNLTTATFDETVNSSSAPVLVDFWAEWCGPCKQIAPILEELAGELGEQINITKLNVDENPEIAMRFSVMSIPTLLVLQDGDVKKKIVGAKGKGALLQELDEFLATSH, via the coding sequence ATGGCCAACGGGATCACCAACCTCACCACTGCGACCTTCGACGAGACCGTCAACAGCTCGTCGGCACCCGTCCTCGTCGACTTCTGGGCCGAGTGGTGTGGTCCGTGCAAGCAGATCGCACCGATCCTCGAAGAACTGGCCGGCGAACTCGGTGAGCAGATCAACATCACCAAGCTCAACGTCGACGAAAACCCCGAGATCGCGATGCGGTTCAGCGTGATGAGCATTCCGACGCTCCTCGTCCTCCAGGACGGCGACGTCAAGAAGAAGATCGTCGGTGCCAAGGGCAAGGGTGCCCTCCTCCAGGAGCTCGACGAATTTCTGGCCACTTCCCACTGA
- the trxB gene encoding thioredoxin-disulfide reductase has translation MSEVRNVIVIGSGPAGLTAAIYAARANLAPLVIEGEPSSTSDQPGGQLMLTTEVENFPGFPDGIMGPELMMNFRSQAERFGAEFITEKVSRIDFSQRPFKVWIRDQEYQAASIIVSTGAQSLMLGLEEESRLMGHGLSTCATCDGFFFRGQEIAVVGGGDSAIEEATFLTKFADKVTIVHRRDELRASKIMQDRAKANPKIEFLWNHTVTAIRGDDRVEGIEVTSTVDGAVSEMPVAGLFVAIGHRPNTDLFQGVLDMEDNGYLITKEGSTYTNIDGVFACGDVQDHTYRQAITAAGSGCMAAIDAERWLEDREDDDIATIEEHWAPTQVDA, from the coding sequence ATGTCCGAAGTCCGCAACGTCATCGTGATCGGTTCCGGCCCCGCCGGCCTGACCGCTGCGATCTACGCCGCCCGCGCCAACCTGGCGCCGCTGGTGATCGAGGGTGAACCGTCGTCCACCTCCGACCAGCCGGGTGGTCAGCTGATGCTCACCACCGAGGTCGAGAACTTCCCCGGCTTCCCCGACGGCATCATGGGCCCCGAGCTCATGATGAACTTCCGCTCGCAGGCCGAACGTTTCGGCGCCGAGTTCATCACCGAGAAGGTGAGCCGCATCGACTTCTCGCAGCGTCCGTTCAAGGTGTGGATCCGCGATCAGGAATACCAGGCCGCCTCGATCATCGTGTCGACCGGTGCCCAGTCGCTGATGCTCGGCCTCGAGGAGGAATCGCGCCTGATGGGGCACGGTCTGTCGACGTGTGCGACCTGTGACGGCTTCTTCTTCCGCGGCCAGGAGATCGCGGTCGTCGGCGGTGGCGACTCCGCCATCGAGGAGGCGACCTTCCTCACGAAGTTCGCCGACAAGGTGACGATCGTCCACCGTCGCGACGAATTGCGCGCCTCGAAGATCATGCAGGATCGTGCGAAGGCGAACCCGAAGATCGAGTTCCTGTGGAACCACACGGTCACCGCCATCAGGGGCGATGATCGGGTCGAGGGGATCGAAGTCACCAGCACGGTCGACGGCGCCGTCTCCGAGATGCCGGTGGCGGGTCTGTTCGTGGCGATCGGCCACCGCCCCAACACCGACCTGTTCCAGGGTGTGCTCGACATGGAGGACAACGGCTACCTGATCACCAAGGAAGGGTCGACGTACACCAACATCGACGGCGTGTTCGCCTGCGGTGATGTGCAGGATCACACCTACCGGCAGGCGATCACCGCCGCCGGCTCCGGCTGTATGGCCGCGATCGACGCCGAGCGCTGGCTCGAAGACCGCGAAGACGACGACATCGCCACCATCGAGGAGCACTGGGCCCCCACCCAGGTCGACGCCTGA
- a CDS encoding sigma-70 family RNA polymerase sigma factor, producing the protein MSSLERSDDDLVAAAQRGDGAAMDLLLRRHYDRAHAVCRRIAGSTRDADDAAQEAMIRVVRNIDKFDGRSAFGTWVYRIATNTALDELRKRKRRPQFHVVDDDGDVPEPADEFAHRHIDDVADRITIDAALAGLPEEFKAAVVMRDVGDLDYAEIAEALGIPVGTVKSRIARGRRMLVEKLGNQNPPGERPISNPPNEP; encoded by the coding sequence GTGAGCTCCCTCGAGCGCAGCGACGACGATCTCGTCGCTGCGGCACAGCGTGGCGACGGCGCCGCCATGGATCTGCTCCTGCGCCGGCACTACGACCGGGCGCATGCGGTGTGTCGTCGGATCGCCGGCAGCACCCGTGACGCCGACGACGCCGCCCAGGAGGCGATGATCCGCGTCGTCCGCAACATCGACAAGTTCGACGGCCGTTCGGCGTTCGGCACCTGGGTGTACCGGATCGCCACGAACACGGCGCTCGACGAACTCCGCAAGCGCAAGCGTCGACCGCAGTTCCACGTCGTCGACGACGACGGCGACGTGCCGGAGCCCGCCGACGAGTTCGCCCACCGGCACATCGACGACGTCGCCGATCGCATCACGATCGACGCGGCACTGGCCGGTCTGCCCGAAGAGTTCAAGGCCGCCGTGGTCATGCGCGACGTCGGCGACCTCGACTACGCGGAGATCGCCGAGGCGCTCGGGATCCCCGTCGGTACCGTCAAATCCCGGATCGCTCGCGGTCGACGCATGCTCGTCGAGAAACTCGGGAACCAGAACCCTCCCGGCGAACGTCCAATCAGCAATCCCCCCAACGAACCATGA
- a CDS encoding protein kinase: MASSAPNPSQAPAGALLADRYQLERRIGQGGMAEVWVATDTDLDRRVAVKWLKTNLATDPVVTERFRREAIAVARLTHPNIVAVHDVFVHEGRQAVVMQLVDGKSLRQLLDSQRRLGPELTIHIGAAIAGALDEAHRAGFVHRDVKPGNILVTSDGRVLLTDFGIAKGLQVGDEDLTSDNVMMGTAKYLSPEQVRGRRLDGRADLYSLGLVLYECLAGRVPFLGESDADTALARLQRDPTDLGHLRPTLPIGLVNLIHKSLARNPAHRPQSGNELRSSLLSVDTTPPEIDGTPADPPPRIANPPKRALGAGPGVPGDPHVSGVVPVTRPARPRPQPSQPDAGTEPVARRDSTPSAPKPIRGAPARQDQQRWTPSLIAVGALLAVALVVALVLFVSVNRGDSPDDLPTVVDPGADTAQTDTAQTDDTRADDAEQPDADQGDPAGSDDGETAAAAPGAIDPADARIITVQAFDPDGDNGQENDAQANLAIADGSESTMWPTECYQDRYMGGKSGVGLILGLNGAATGTLSIESANGPYQIDVMTANGAAAPAELDGWSKVGDTRFDDAPGTIEVEITEPANYLLVWLKELGPDEVCTSANPYRGRLGEISFGP, from the coding sequence ATGGCCTCCAGTGCACCCAACCCATCGCAGGCGCCCGCGGGCGCGCTGCTTGCGGACCGGTACCAGCTGGAACGTCGCATCGGCCAGGGTGGTATGGCCGAGGTCTGGGTCGCGACCGACACCGACCTCGATCGCCGGGTCGCCGTCAAGTGGTTGAAGACCAACCTCGCCACCGACCCGGTCGTCACCGAACGCTTCCGGCGTGAGGCCATCGCGGTCGCCCGGCTGACACACCCGAATATCGTCGCCGTCCACGACGTGTTCGTGCACGAAGGCCGCCAGGCGGTCGTGATGCAGCTCGTCGACGGCAAGAGCCTCCGGCAGTTGCTCGATTCGCAGCGCCGGCTCGGCCCCGAACTCACCATCCACATCGGTGCCGCCATCGCCGGTGCGCTCGACGAGGCACACCGCGCCGGGTTCGTCCACCGCGACGTCAAGCCGGGCAACATCCTCGTCACCTCCGACGGGCGGGTGCTGCTCACCGACTTCGGCATCGCCAAGGGTCTGCAGGTCGGCGACGAAGACCTGACCAGCGACAACGTGATGATGGGCACGGCCAAGTACCTGTCGCCCGAGCAGGTGCGCGGACGTCGGCTCGACGGTCGCGCCGACCTCTACTCGCTCGGTCTCGTGCTCTACGAGTGCCTCGCCGGCCGCGTGCCGTTCCTCGGCGAGAGCGACGCCGACACCGCCCTGGCGCGCCTGCAGCGCGACCCGACCGACCTCGGTCACCTGCGTCCGACCCTCCCGATCGGGCTCGTCAACCTGATCCACAAGTCGCTCGCCCGCAACCCGGCACACCGGCCACAGTCCGGCAACGAACTGCGCAGCTCGCTGCTCTCGGTCGACACGACGCCGCCCGAGATCGACGGCACACCCGCCGACCCGCCACCGCGCATCGCCAATCCGCCCAAGCGCGCCCTCGGTGCCGGGCCCGGCGTACCCGGCGACCCGCACGTGAGCGGCGTGGTGCCCGTGACCCGCCCGGCACGGCCACGACCGCAGCCATCGCAACCCGACGCCGGCACCGAGCCCGTCGCGCGCCGCGACAGCACACCGTCGGCACCCAAGCCGATCCGCGGCGCACCCGCCCGGCAGGACCAACAACGCTGGACGCCGAGCCTGATCGCCGTCGGGGCCCTCCTGGCCGTCGCGCTCGTCGTCGCGCTCGTGCTGTTCGTCAGCGTGAACCGGGGCGATTCGCCCGACGATCTGCCGACGGTCGTCGATCCGGGGGCCGACACCGCCCAGACCGACACCGCCCAGACCGACGACACCCGGGCCGACGACGCCGAGCAACCCGACGCCGACCAAGGCGACCCGGCCGGATCCGACGACGGCGAGACCGCTGCAGCGGCGCCCGGTGCGATCGACCCCGCCGATGCCCGCATCATCACGGTGCAGGCGTTCGACCCCGACGGTGACAACGGGCAGGAGAACGACGCCCAGGCGAACCTGGCGATCGCCGACGGTAGCGAGAGCACCATGTGGCCGACCGAGTGCTATCAAGATCGCTACATGGGCGGCAAGAGCGGCGTCGGCCTCATCCTCGGCCTCAACGGGGCCGCCACCGGCACCCTGTCGATCGAGTCGGCCAACGGGCCGTACCAGATCGACGTCATGACGGCGAACGGCGCGGCGGCACCAGCGGAGCTCGACGGCTGGAGCAAGGTCGGCGACACCCGGTTCGACGACGCACCCGGCACCATCGAGGTGGAGATCACCGAACCGGCGAACTACCTGCTCGTCTGGCTGAAGGAGCTCGGCCCCGACGAGGTGTGCACCTCGGCGAACCCCTATCGGGGTCGGCTCGGCGAGATCTCCTTCGGGCCGTGA
- a CDS encoding DegV family protein: protein MSIRIVTDSSCDLPEAVVAEHGVRVVPLSIRFGDEEFIDREQLTTAEFWARCSQQDTLPETAAPAPGQFEQTYRELIAEGATGIVVVSLSGALSATMQSAELAARSIDEVPIRVVDSRSVTLGVGTIVLACARLAADGASIDEVEALAVDRASRTKVFGALDTLENLKKGGRIGNAKALLATALAIKPIIEVVDGAVEQSGKQRTRSKALKFLVDKVAEYEGRISDLAVLHADCSDVDQFVELLRPHYDGEIVVGEIGPVIGTHAGRGTIGVAFDVRA from the coding sequence GTGAGCATCCGTATCGTCACCGACTCATCCTGCGACCTGCCCGAGGCCGTCGTCGCCGAACACGGCGTGCGCGTCGTGCCGCTGTCGATCCGCTTCGGCGACGAGGAGTTCATCGACCGCGAACAACTCACGACCGCCGAGTTCTGGGCGCGCTGCAGTCAGCAGGACACCCTGCCCGAGACGGCCGCGCCGGCACCGGGCCAGTTCGAGCAGACGTACCGTGAGCTCATCGCCGAGGGTGCCACCGGGATCGTCGTGGTCTCGCTCTCCGGTGCGCTGTCGGCCACGATGCAGAGCGCCGAGCTCGCCGCCCGCTCCATCGACGAGGTCCCCATCCGGGTGGTCGACAGCCGCTCGGTCACGCTCGGCGTCGGCACCATCGTGCTCGCCTGCGCCCGACTCGCCGCCGACGGCGCGTCCATCGACGAGGTCGAGGCACTCGCGGTCGACCGGGCCTCGCGCACCAAGGTGTTCGGGGCGCTCGACACGCTCGAGAACCTCAAGAAGGGCGGCCGGATCGGCAACGCCAAGGCGCTGCTCGCCACGGCGCTCGCGATCAAGCCGATCATCGAGGTCGTCGACGGTGCGGTCGAACAGAGCGGTAAGCAGCGCACCCGCTCGAAGGCCCTCAAGTTCCTGGTCGACAAGGTCGCCGAGTACGAGGGACGCATCAGCGACCTCGCCGTGCTGCACGCCGACTGCAGTGACGTCGACCAGTTCGTCGAACTGCTCCGACCCCACTACGACGGTGAGATCGTCGTCGGCGAGATCGGGCCCGTGATCGGCACACATGCCGGTCGCGGCACGATCGGGGTCGCGTTCGACGTCCGAGCGTGA